The genomic stretch ataatgatgaaaaagtttgaaatactgtgattATTGctgaaatgtgacacagagacatgaagtgaacaaatgctgtcagaaaaatggtgccaaaaccttcaatttgtaaaaaacaaaaacataagcaaaaaacaaaacaccatctGTGAAGCATGATAAAgccaagtgcaataaaatgaggtatgcccgtatttactgagcaattactatgtgccaggcaatattCTCAGAACTGTGGATTCAAAATTGAATAAGACAGGCGAGATTCCCCCTCTCATGAAGGTTAAATGATAGTGACTTCTCAGCACTAAAAACACAGGTTTTGAGAGGTGATatggcttgtccaaggtcacgccCCTATTTTGTTACACAGTTAGGACTCACACCCAAGTCTACCTGTCTCCCAGTACAAAGCGCTTTCTCACAGGTGATGGTCCTAAcctttccctcacctccctcctgcTTTGTCTCTCCCCAGACTCTGTCCTGCAGGATGATGCCAGAGAACTTCACTTGGGCCAGGGGTGCCCCTACGGAGTTCATCCTCCTGGGCATCACAGATCGCTGGTACCTGCACCTGACCCTCATCCTGATCTTCCTGCCCGTCTACCTGGTGAGCCTGCTGGGAAATGTGGGCATGGTGCTGCTAGTCTACGTGGTCGCCCAGCTCCACACACCCATGTACTTCTTCCTGGCCAACCTCTCCCTGCTGGATGCCTGGTATTCCTCAGCCATCGGAACCAAGATGCTCGTGGACCAGCTGTTGCCCTGCGTCTCCATCCCTTACGcagcctgtttcctccagatGTTTTTGTTTACAGGGCTGGCGGATGCCAAGTGTTGCCTGTTGACATCCATGGCCTATGACCGAGATGTGGCCATCGGAAACCCTCTTCTCTACGCCACCGCCGTGTCGCGGCGTCTGTGTCTGGTCTTTCTGGCAGCATCAGgcctgggtggggcagtgagTGCCGTGGTCCACACGACCTTCACCTTCCACCTGAGCTTCTGCAGCTCTCGGGAGGTGAACAGCTTCCTCTGCGATATCCCTCCACTGCTGGCCATCTCCTGCAAAGACACCAGTCTCAGTGAACTTCTCCCCTTCGTCGTCTGTGGCTTCATCCAGACAGCCACCGTGTTGGCTTTCGCCGTGTCCTCGGGTTCATTGCCGGAGCCGTGATCGGCATGCACTCGGCCAAGGGCCGGTGGCGAGCAGCCTGTACCTGTGGCTCCCACCTCACGGCCGTGGCCGTGCTTTACGGGACACTCATTTTCATGAACCTGTGCCCCAGCTCCAGCTACACCCTGGACACTGACAAGATGGCATCTGTGTTCTACACCCTTGTCATCCCAGCTCTCAACCCGCTCACCTACAGCCTCCGCAACAAAGAGGTCAGGGAGGTGCTCGGAAGGAACTGCAAGCACTGCTGCTCTCCGAGGCCGGCGCACGAGTGCGAGGTCCGAGAGGCTGGTTAGGACTGACTCTGAAGAGATGAGGAGAGCTCTTCCCGGGCCCAGTCACTGTGGGTAAAGGTGGAGGTTCCTCTGGCTGGGTGTCTCTTGACATTGTTTGAGGGGGAGAAACTGAAGCTTCCAGACAGGAGACAGGAACCTGGAGTAATCTAGTCCCAGCGCCAGAATCAAGATCAAGTTAATCTGCTGTTGAGATGCCTTAGGTTCCTCGATGTTCAAAACATGGAAGTTCCTGCATGTCACCAGGTGCAGTAACTAAGTTGATTTGCCACTTGAACTTCTAAGAGGATGATTCCCAGAAACACCAGATAAGAGCCGTATTGGCTGCAAGTGTTTCTAGATTCTTGCTCTTCTGAGGTCCTTCATGACCAGTGAGTCTGCTTCTGCTCACCTCGACCCCAAGAGAACATCTTCAGTACCCGCTCATGCCAAAGAATGGGATGGAATCTGGTGAGGCAAATATCTTTCCCTGTTAGCCTACGTATTCCATCTCTCAGGGCAATGGCCAAGCAGCACCAGAACATACATGATCTCGTTCCTAAAATCCTATAGCTGGGTTAGAATTTGACCAAGATTAATTTATTTCAGGGCTGTGATAGAGATTAGGAAAGGATCAGAACTATGGTTATGGTTAGAATATGGTTAGCACTCATGTTATGGCTAAGactagggttagagttagggtaaaGCCAGGGTTAGGTTACAAACGGACAAATTTAGGATTgaattaaaattatgtaaattttaccaTTTGGATTGATTCTAATTAATAGTGGATTTGGGATAAATTTAGGAGTAAGGGTTTGGATAAATTTGAGCTCTTattagaaatattagaaataacacatatacactactatatataaaacagatagccagcaaggacctactatatagcagagAGAACTgtacccaatattttgtaataagctgtaaggggaaagaatctgaaaaagaatgtatgtataactgaataactttgttgtacacctgaaaccaacacaacattgtaaatcaactgtacttcaatataaaaaaaagaaatgttagaaatattttatagttagTGTTAAAGGGCAGGACTACTTAAGATGAGAATtcgggtttctttttttgttgctaGATTAAATCTGAGTTAGAGTTTAGCTCACGTCAGAGCTCTGTTCGATTTAAGTTACGTTGGTGTGTGGGTAACGTTTGCGATAAGCTTGAGTCACAGTCTAGCTATTATTACAGTTAGCCTAGGTTCAGAACTAGGTGAAAGTAAGGCATAAGAAGAGTATTCTgagtatcaaatcaacatgtctGGGGTCACTTTAAGACGTATTTAGGGTTATGGATAATGGTTGATGTTTCTTAAAGCTTAAGAGTaggagccagggcttccctggtggcgcagtggttgagagtccgcctgccgatgcaggggacacaggttcgtgccccggtccgggaagatcccacgtgccgcggagcggctgggcccatgagccatggccgctgagcctgtgctccgcaacgggagggaccacagcagtgagaggcccgcgtaccacaaaaaaaaaaaaaaaaagagtaggagcTAATTATTGGTGGATTTAAGTTTCATTGAGGGTTATGAGTTTGCTCAGATTAGCACGTGGTCAGGTAGTGTGGACTGCTTTGTGTTAAGATTACGACATctagaggcagagctggggtctgGAGAGGAAGTTCCATAAACCTCTTGGGCAAAGGCAACCACAGTGCTCCAGGTCATGCTGGACCCTTCAGATCCAGTACTCTTGGGATTTTTGTATACCCAGAGTTTACAATTCTGACAGATTTTTTTTGTCTCCCTGACTCAGGTGCACATGGGCAAGGCCCAAGGCACTGCATTCTGCCCATGAAGCTCCTTCATGCAAGAGCAGGGCAGGAGTGGACCTCAGGAGTTATGATAGGTGCTTCCAAGGAGAGGTGGAGCATGGTCAGAGTAGATGTCAGCTCCTGTCTCATCCCCTTTCCAGCTCCTCCTAATTATGGCTGCGATGAGGCCTGGGGTGGCAAGGTATGGGACTCAAACAGTGCTTCATTGTCACCCCCTAATAGGTTCCCCATGGAGTCTGTTCCTTGGGCCCCAGCCAGGGGCTGGCCTCACCACTCCAACTGCTGCTGGGTATTTAGACTGCAGGAAAACTGAAGGTTCATCCCGGCTCCCCAGGGAGGTGATGCCCCTTGTTACCAGAACTGGGTCCCTCCTTAGTAACTATGGTCTTCTTGGAGGTCCCAGACTAATGGAGAGAGGGATGTGGACTATACTATCTCCACAATTCTTAGAGAATTTTTACGTTTCTTGACAGGGTCACCAACTTGTCCTGGTGTGCCCAGAACTGTCCTAGTTTTTAAAACTCTAACTCCCATGTCCAGAAAACCTCCTCcgtcctgggcaaaccaggatgTTTGGTCACCGTATTACCTGATGAGCCTGCATGTTGAGAGCAGAGGGTACGATATCCCAAACTCGACACGTTTTGCCAAAGGCTTAAACGAATTAAAACCCCTTCTCCCACcacaagtttttggttttgtttttataaatttatttatttacttatttatttattttcggctgcaatgggtcttcgttgttgcgcacgggctttctctagttgcagccagtgggggctactcttcattgcggtgcgtgggcttctcattgcggtggcttctcattgccgaacacgggctctaggttcgtgggcttcagtagttgtggcgcacaggcttggttgctctgcagcatgtgagatcttcccggaccaggactcgaacccgtgtcccctgcatgggcaggcagattctcaaccactgcgccaccagggaagtccccaccccgAGTGTTTATAATCCTTTCCCAGTTCTTTCCTCCTATCACCATGACAACTCATATGCCGTGACAGTGGTTGGAGACGTTATCAGAAGAGTTGGCAACTATGGGACTGAGAATGGAAGGTTTGCCCCCAATTCAATGATGTTTATACTCAGAGACCTCCTCTgtggtcttttcttcttgttatgAATTGGGCTCTTATGACATACAGTTCTCACCACAATCAAGGGAAAGTTTCcagaggcacatggccccttcCATCATCTTGGCCCTACAGGGTGTACATGGGTCCTTCCACATGTTTAGCATCTATGGAGCAGTCAGATACAATAATCACATAAATCCTACACATTCATCAGAGGAAACGTGAAGTTTCAGGCTGCTATGCTGGACCTAGTTGatagataagaaaataaacaagagggaaggggaggcacTGGAAGACAATAACAGAGCCCAACCTGGAGgataaaggaagagaaacagtCAGATCCTCGTTCCCAAGGCGAGAGGCCCAGGAAAGCTCCCCAATTCTGATcaaatatttccctttttaaatcTCCTTCAACACCATCTACTAAGACAAGCAATTAGGACAAAAGCAGGTTTGGGATGGGGAAGACTGGGGTACTTATTGCACAAAATCAGTTGGACCCTGCAGCATGGGTGGGAATTGAAAGAAAGGGGTATTCCGCGGGGGGAAAACAAGCACACACAACGGTACAGAGGTAAAATGAGCTCGATGTGCACCAAAGGCTCTAAGGAGACCAATTTAACTGGCTAGAGATAGATGTGTTGGGAAAGAAGTGGAGAGAAGTTTGAAGATTGAAGATCTGGGGATGGGAAGGACACCCTACGGGCTGGATATCAGGTAGGGGAGTTGGGACTTTATTCAGTAGGCAGCAGGGAATCATTGAAAGTTCATACGTTCAAAATCACCCTTCATGGTTGTTCTGACGCTGAGTCATGCAAAGCCATTCCCACCTGGAATGCTACAAACACACACGGGAACACATAGCCCCTGCAACACAGACCCAGTCCCCTATCGGAAACCTTCATGCACAAAGAAACACTCTCAGGTTGTCCCTGCCGTCCACACAGACAGAGGCACAGCTGCACATTCAGACACACACTCAAGCTCATAGACGCACTTTGTTTGACAGAGACATGATCATTTCACACCCAGGcatacaatcacacacacacacacacacacacacacacccacacacaccccacaggcATGTTATTGCACAGTCCTCAGAGGCACAATCCTTCCCACACTCTTACACTTCCTACAAAAAGCCTCAGCAACAGCTGAGGGGACAAGACAGTTGGCTCCAGAAGCTACTGCTGTAAACCCCGGACTTGGGGTTCAGGAGTCAGCTCTGGCCTCCACAAGACAGGGACCGGGCAGCAGCAGTTTCACGATGCACGGGGTTCCTGAGGGCCCCCGAGTTGAAGGTGGCACCAACCACCCCTACCCCCATCAAACTGGGCTCtagagagaaagaataacaaaccCCAGAGCCAAGCTACCTTCCACCCCAGGAATGAGGGCCAGGGGAAGGGGTGCTGTCTCTGGGAGAAGCTAAGGTACTCCCAAGGCCCCAAACCCCATAAGTGTGGCCAATAGCTCCCTCCCCAGACCCTTCAGTGACGGGCTACACTTGGTCCTCGCTGCTGCTCCCTCCTGTGATGTGGAGAAGCCAGAAGGAACACTTGCGGCAAGTGGCCAGGCTGGAGGGT from Phocoena phocoena chromosome 6, mPhoPho1.1, whole genome shotgun sequence encodes the following:
- the OR5C1 gene encoding LOW QUALITY PROTEIN: olfactory receptor 5C1 (The sequence of the model RefSeq protein was modified relative to this genomic sequence to represent the inferred CDS: inserted 1 base in 1 codon) yields the protein MMPENFTWARGAPTEFILLGITDRWYLHLTLILIFLPVYLVSLLGNVGMVLLVYVVAQLHTPMYFFLANLSLLDAWYSSAIGTKMLVDQLLPCVSIPYAACFLQMFLFTGLADAKCCLLTSMAYDRDVAIGNPLLYATAVSRRLCLVFLAASGLGGAVSAVVHTTFTFHLSFCSSREVNSFLCDIPPLLAISCKDTSLSELLPFVVCGFIQTATVLAFAVSSXFIAGAVIGMHSAKGRWRAACTCGSHLTAVAVLYGTLIFMNLCPSSSYTLDTDKMASVFYTLVIPALNPLTYSLRNKEVREVLGRNCKHCCSPRPAHECEVREAG